A window of the Lactuca sativa cultivar Salinas chromosome 5, Lsat_Salinas_v11, whole genome shotgun sequence genome harbors these coding sequences:
- the LOC111904804 gene encoding uncharacterized protein LOC111904804 — translation MLQFPAFMTQYPSSTRMIPTSLLLTPQWPQPHSEELLLAIEESDFEDKCNEIRKINMEQIVIGKMTDDNEKEELDNDADDDDADNAEESEGDEFEQETG, via the exons ATGTTGCAGTTTCCGGCATTCATGACGCAGTATCCGTCATCGACGAGGATGATTCCGACGTCGCTTCTTCTTACTCCGCAGTGGCCTCAGCCGCATAGTGAGGAACTTCTCCTCGCCATTGAGGAGTCCGATTTCGAAGATAAG TGTAATGAGATCAGGAAGATAAACATGGAGCAAATCGTGATAGGGAAGATGACAGATGATAATGAGAAAGAAGAGTTGGACAATGATGCAGACGATGATGATGCTGACAATGCAGAAGAGTCTGAAGGTGATGAGTTTGAGCAGGAAACTGGTTAA
- the LOC111904882 gene encoding glutathione S-transferase T3-like: MVPETQPTPSPQRRKGKKQARESDAQPGRQKPTAWLSHEELVLVKAWADISEDSIQGNAQPEEYFWFRILEQFREEQEKGDDYRTKHQLNSKFREIAAGVSKVNGLYNNLKTQRKSGQGDEQILQEALQWKKYEKDFIFGVQQSKRTKTGSSGYTTSSDARVVLDLNQDDKLELEEIVRSMGRDKAKRKGKETSSGASDFNGEIDEMRKITSSFDRYNLNFSERWRSTEKKKKQ; encoded by the exons ATGGTTCCCGAAACTCAACCCACACCATCCCCACAAAGACGTAAAGGGAAAAAACAAGCGCGCGAGAGTGACGCACAACCGGGAAGACAAAAGCCGACTGCATGGCTTTCACACGAAGAGCTAGTTTTGGTCAAAGCTTGGGCTGACATTTCTGAAGATTCGATTCAAGGAAACGCACAACCGGAAGAATATTTTTGGTTTCGCATTTTAGAACAGTTTCGAGAGGAGCAAGAAAAAGGCGACGACTACCGTACGAAACATCAACTGAATTCGAAGTTTCGAGAAATAGCAGCAGGGGTTTCAAAAGTAAACGGGTTGTACAACAACCTAAAAACCCAACGGAAAAGCGGCCAAGGGGACGAACAAATACTTCAAGAAGCTTTGCA GTGGAAAAAATACGAGaaagattttatttttggagTCCAACAATCAAAGCGAACGAAAACGGGCTCTAGTGGTTACACAACCTCCTCCGATGCTCGGGTCGTTCTAGATTTAAATCAGGACGACAAACTCGAGCTAGAAGAAATTGTCCGCTCAATGGGTAGGGACAAAGCGAAGAGAAAGGGAAAAGAGACTTCTTCGGGTGCATCTGATTTCAACGGGGAAATTGACGAAATGCGGAAAATAACATCGTCGTTTGATCGATATAATCTTAATTTCTCCGAACGTTGGCGTTCGACagagaaaaagaagaaacaaTGA
- the LOC111904798 gene encoding uncharacterized protein LOC111904798 — protein MTRVTNSSNNTSTATIKFLYSYGGKILPRHTDGKLRYVGGYTRVLAADRSVTYAELIVKFWEACGFSVDLKCKLPTEDLDVLVSVTCDEDLAAVVEEYDRVSPDAKIRAVLCPVKSLKTISPVPSVESLVEFSASKPPPYPVVANSAVRKGTQQCQAVDFSAYKLRRHLLAGPCRDKPTSVSRFREETIPMQNYFVRRWDYSQY, from the coding sequence ATGACTCGCGTAACGAATTCCAGCAACAATACGTCAACGGCGACAATCAAGTTTCTTTACAGTTACGGCGGAAAGATTCTGCCACGTCATACTGACGGCAAGCTCCGATACGTCGGCGGTTACACTAGAGTTCTCGCCGCAGACCGTTCCGTCACCTACGCGGAGTTGATCGTTAAGTTTTGGGAAGCGTGTGGATTCTCCGTTGATTTGAAGTGTAAGCTTCCGACCGAAGATCTCGACGTGCTGGTGTCCGTCACTTGCGATGAGGATCTCGCCGCCGTCGTGGAGGAGTACGATCGAGTTTCTCCCGACGCGAAGATCAGAGCCGTTCTTTGCCCTGTCAAATCGTTGAAGACGATATCTCCTGTTCCATCCGTTGAATCGCTCGTTGAGTTTTCAGCTTCGAAACCGCCGCCGTATCCAGTGGTGGCTAACTCCGCCGTCCGAAAAGGAACGCAACAATGCCAGGCGGTTGATTTCTCTGCATACAAGCTCCGTCGGCATCTTCTTGCCGGACCTTGCCGGGATAAGCCAACGTCGGTATCCCGGTTTCGTGAAGAAACAATCCCTATGCAGAATTACTTTGTTCGTCGATGGGATTACAGTCAATACTAA